From Pandoraea norimbergensis, the proteins below share one genomic window:
- a CDS encoding VTT domain-containing protein has translation MDTLVQLLEMVLHIDKHLGVFIDQYGNWVYLFLFLIVFVETGLVLFPFLPGDSLLFIGGAFAATGAMDPWLLGVLLFIAAITGNTLNYWIGSKIGPRVYEKNWRFLDRDALRKTHDFYEHHGGKTIVMARFVPVVRTFAPFVAGVSAMPWARFQLYNVLGAAIWVVLLVGGGYVFGNLPIVKQYLNVIVLVGISAAVVPIALGALWKMFTRGRRRVPQSQGE, from the coding sequence TTGGATACTTTGGTGCAGTTGCTGGAGATGGTGCTCCACATCGATAAGCATTTGGGTGTGTTTATCGATCAGTACGGAAACTGGGTCTATCTGTTCCTGTTCCTGATCGTGTTTGTCGAGACGGGGCTGGTGCTGTTCCCGTTCCTGCCGGGCGATTCCCTGCTGTTCATCGGCGGCGCGTTTGCCGCGACGGGTGCCATGGACCCGTGGTTGCTCGGCGTGCTGCTCTTTATTGCAGCGATCACCGGCAATACGCTCAATTACTGGATCGGCTCGAAGATCGGGCCGCGCGTGTACGAGAAGAACTGGCGTTTTCTCGATCGCGACGCGCTGCGCAAGACGCACGATTTCTACGAACACCACGGCGGCAAGACCATCGTGATGGCGCGTTTCGTGCCGGTGGTGCGCACGTTCGCCCCGTTCGTGGCAGGCGTGTCGGCCATGCCGTGGGCACGCTTCCAGCTCTATAACGTGCTGGGCGCGGCGATCTGGGTGGTGCTGCTCGTGGGCGGTGGCTACGTGTTCGGCAACCTGCCGATCGTCAAGCAGTACCTGAACGTGATCGTGCTGGTGGGCATCAGCGCAGCCGTGGTGCCGATCGCACTGGGCGCGCTGTGGAAGATGTTCACGCGCGGCCGTCGCCGTGTGCCGCAAAGCCAGGGCGAGTGA
- the mutL gene encoding DNA mismatch repair endonuclease MutL, whose protein sequence is MSATPTSNSAAERLAGAPGDTANGAADADQAERPARLPGPIPAALAPARAIRVLPDQLISQIAAGEVVERPASVVKELLENALDAGARALQIKLEEGGVRRIAITDDGGGMSSEQLPLALTRHATSKIRTLDELESVLTLGFRGEALASIASVAQLTLSSRQIDAPHATAIDGNTGALTPAAGPVGTTVDVRDLYFNTPARRKFLKTEQTEFGHCMDVIRRSALARPDVGFSILHNNRAVEHWNVSDAATRVSRVLGNDFADAHLALDEGAAELRLSGFVGLPTASRGRADQQYFFVNGRFVRDKLLTHAVRAAYEDVLHGDRYPAYVLYFELPPQLVDVNVHPSKIEVRFRDARSVHQFVFHAVQRALARAAGSGGATHAAHVTEGGGLAAGNGNNGGGFGFMGARPAAGFGTPGGSNWNPRAQQGTLPVAQPLSVYDNLFGRAAPPAPRPYGQPGVTDAPASAYGSLGAPGSATDATGASMTDGMTAGATPDAMQLEQPLGFALGQLHGIYILAQNAYGLVLVDMHAAHERILYEQFKHALIERVVPVQPLLIPVTFFADPVEIGTTEEHQETLKALGFDLAAMSPTTLAVRAIPALLDGADAQALARAVLADLRQYGGSRVLTERQHELLGTLACHSAVRANRRLTHEEMNALLRQMEATERADQCNHGRPTWYQLTLSDLDKLFMRGR, encoded by the coding sequence ATGTCTGCCACCCCGACCTCAAATTCCGCTGCCGAGCGCCTCGCCGGTGCCCCCGGTGACACCGCCAACGGTGCCGCCGACGCTGATCAAGCCGAGCGCCCGGCACGCCTGCCCGGCCCCATTCCGGCCGCTCTGGCGCCCGCCCGGGCCATCCGCGTCCTCCCCGACCAGTTGATCAGCCAGATTGCCGCCGGCGAAGTGGTCGAACGGCCCGCCTCGGTGGTCAAGGAACTGCTTGAGAACGCCCTCGACGCCGGTGCCCGCGCGCTCCAAATCAAGCTAGAAGAAGGCGGCGTGCGCCGTATCGCGATTACCGACGATGGCGGCGGCATGTCCTCCGAGCAATTGCCACTGGCACTCACGCGTCACGCCACCAGCAAGATTCGCACGCTCGACGAACTGGAATCGGTGCTCACCCTCGGGTTTCGCGGTGAAGCGCTGGCGTCCATCGCCTCGGTGGCCCAGCTCACGCTGTCGAGCCGCCAGATCGACGCCCCTCACGCCACAGCCATCGACGGCAATACCGGCGCGCTGACGCCCGCCGCCGGGCCGGTCGGCACCACGGTCGATGTGCGCGACCTGTACTTCAATACCCCCGCGCGCCGAAAATTCCTCAAGACCGAGCAGACCGAATTCGGCCACTGCATGGATGTCATTCGTCGCAGCGCACTCGCGCGCCCCGACGTCGGCTTCTCGATCCTGCATAACAACCGTGCGGTCGAGCACTGGAATGTGTCGGACGCCGCCACGCGGGTCTCGCGCGTGCTCGGCAACGACTTCGCCGATGCTCACCTCGCACTGGACGAAGGCGCGGCCGAGCTGCGCCTGTCCGGTTTCGTGGGGCTGCCCACGGCGAGCCGTGGCCGCGCCGATCAGCAGTATTTCTTCGTGAACGGCCGCTTTGTGCGCGACAAGCTGCTCACGCACGCCGTGCGCGCCGCCTATGAAGACGTGCTGCATGGCGACCGTTATCCCGCGTACGTGCTGTATTTCGAACTGCCGCCGCAACTGGTCGACGTGAACGTGCATCCGTCGAAAATCGAAGTGCGTTTTCGCGATGCGCGCAGCGTGCACCAGTTCGTCTTTCACGCGGTGCAGCGTGCGCTCGCACGCGCCGCCGGCAGTGGCGGCGCGACCCACGCTGCGCATGTCACCGAAGGCGGTGGTCTCGCCGCAGGGAATGGCAACAATGGCGGAGGCTTCGGCTTCATGGGCGCACGCCCGGCCGCCGGTTTCGGCACCCCGGGCGGCAGTAACTGGAATCCGCGCGCGCAACAAGGCACGCTGCCGGTCGCACAGCCGCTCTCGGTCTACGACAACCTATTCGGACGCGCCGCGCCGCCTGCGCCGCGCCCTTACGGCCAACCCGGCGTCACCGATGCCCCGGCGTCGGCTTACGGCTCGCTCGGCGCCCCGGGCTCAGCCACGGATGCGACTGGCGCGTCAATGACCGACGGCATGACGGCAGGTGCCACGCCTGACGCCATGCAGCTCGAACAGCCGCTCGGCTTCGCCCTCGGCCAACTGCACGGCATCTACATCCTCGCGCAGAACGCTTACGGGCTGGTGCTGGTCGACATGCATGCCGCGCACGAGCGCATTCTGTACGAACAGTTCAAGCACGCGCTGATCGAGCGCGTCGTGCCGGTGCAGCCGTTGCTCATCCCGGTGACGTTCTTCGCCGACCCGGTGGAAATCGGCACGACCGAAGAGCATCAGGAAACCTTGAAAGCCCTCGGTTTCGATCTCGCCGCCATGTCGCCGACAACGCTCGCCGTGCGCGCCATTCCCGCGTTGCTCGACGGGGCCGATGCGCAAGCGCTGGCCCGCGCCGTCCTCGCCGATCTGCGTCAGTACGGCGGCTCGCGTGTGCTCACCGAACGTCAGCACGAGTTGCTCGGCACACTGGCTTGCCACAGTGCCGTGCGTGCCAACCGGCGTCTGACGCATGAGGAAATGAACGCCCTGCTGCGCCAGATGGAAGCGACCGAGCGCGCCGACCAGTGCAATCACGGCCGTCCCACGTGGTATCAGCTCACGCTGAGCGATCTCGACAAACTGTTCATGCGCGGCCGTTGA
- the miaA gene encoding tRNA (adenosine(37)-N6)-dimethylallyltransferase MiaA: MNHPPPIICLLGPTASGKTAAALALAQDTPIEIISVDSALVYREMDIGTAKPSAAELAAVPHHLIDIIDPRDAYSAAQFRNDTLRLVDEITARGRRPLLVGGTMLYYKALTQGLSPLPSADADVRARLDEEAARDGWPAMHARLAAVDPITAARLAPNDSQRVQRALEIFELSGKPMSQWLAEQAQAPAEASPHTFIPVALEPSDRAVLHTRIAERFRLMLAAGFIEEVERLRARGDLDPGLPSMRCVGYRQVWEYLDGETDYDTMRDKGVFATRQLCKRQLTWLRSMPERHIVDCTASDAPQRALATVRQLWQD; this comes from the coding sequence ATGAATCACCCGCCCCCGATCATCTGCCTGCTGGGCCCGACGGCCTCCGGCAAGACCGCTGCCGCGCTTGCGCTCGCGCAAGACACGCCGATCGAAATCATCAGCGTCGACTCCGCCCTCGTCTATCGCGAGATGGACATCGGCACGGCCAAGCCCAGCGCCGCCGAGCTCGCCGCTGTGCCGCATCACCTGATCGACATCATCGATCCGCGCGACGCCTACTCGGCAGCCCAGTTTCGCAACGACACGCTGCGTCTGGTCGACGAGATCACCGCGCGCGGTCGCCGGCCGCTGCTCGTGGGCGGCACCATGCTCTACTACAAGGCGCTCACGCAGGGCTTGTCGCCGCTGCCGTCCGCTGACGCCGACGTGCGTGCACGCCTCGATGAAGAAGCCGCACGCGACGGCTGGCCCGCCATGCATGCACGATTGGCCGCTGTCGATCCGATCACAGCCGCGCGTCTCGCACCGAACGATTCGCAACGTGTTCAACGCGCGCTGGAAATCTTCGAGCTGTCAGGCAAGCCGATGTCGCAGTGGCTCGCCGAACAGGCGCAGGCCCCTGCCGAAGCATCGCCACACACCTTCATTCCCGTCGCGCTGGAACCGAGCGATCGCGCGGTGTTGCACACACGCATTGCCGAGCGTTTTCGCCTGATGCTCGCTGCCGGTTTCATCGAAGAAGTGGAGCGTCTGCGCGCGCGCGGCGACCTCGATCCGGGCCTGCCGTCGATGCGCTGCGTGGGCTACCGTCAGGTGTGGGAATACCTCGACGGCGAAACCGATTACGACACCATGCGCGACAAGGGCGTCTTCGCCACGCGCCAGTTGTGCAAGCGTCAGCTCACGTGGCTGCGCTCGATGCCCGAGCGTCATATCGTCGACTGCACCGCCAGCGACGCGCCGCAACGCGCGCTCGCCACCGTGCGCCAACTCTGGCAAGACTGA
- a CDS encoding ABC transporter permease has translation MTQTSMEQSGVPGALQGGAPSDTLRLPAGKPRGISIGKWAVRAGVTLIYLFMLSPLIFVIWLSFFKDAIITFPPSGYTLSWYANAWRNAAFANGFLLSLQLAACAAIGGVILGVAASLALARYRFPGRRTLGNILLLPLVVPGIVAGIATYLFYLRAENIFDVDIVGTFTGLVVAHICLTIPWTMRLVGASLAQIDGTIEEAARNLGAGPWRTLWRVTLPMLRPAIVAAVLFSFIVSFENLELTLPLVGPGKTTLPIAIMQYLEFNLDPTIAAVSAAQIVLLGIVMLITDRFVKLSQVI, from the coding sequence ATGACGCAGACTTCGATGGAACAGAGTGGGGTGCCGGGCGCGCTGCAAGGCGGTGCGCCAAGCGACACGCTACGGTTACCGGCAGGCAAGCCGCGCGGCATTTCGATCGGCAAATGGGCCGTGCGTGCGGGTGTCACGCTGATCTACCTGTTCATGCTCAGCCCGTTGATTTTCGTGATCTGGCTGAGCTTCTTCAAAGACGCGATCATCACCTTCCCGCCCAGCGGCTACACGCTGTCGTGGTACGCCAACGCGTGGCGCAATGCCGCGTTCGCCAACGGTTTCCTCCTCTCGCTGCAACTCGCTGCGTGCGCTGCCATCGGCGGCGTCATTCTTGGCGTAGCCGCGTCACTTGCACTCGCCCGTTATCGTTTCCCCGGCCGCCGCACGCTCGGCAACATCTTGCTGCTGCCGCTGGTCGTGCCCGGCATCGTTGCTGGCATTGCGACCTATCTGTTCTATCTGCGCGCCGAAAACATCTTCGATGTGGATATCGTCGGCACCTTCACCGGTCTGGTCGTCGCGCACATCTGCCTGACCATTCCGTGGACGATGCGTCTCGTGGGCGCGAGCCTCGCGCAGATCGACGGCACTATTGAAGAGGCCGCGCGCAACCTCGGTGCAGGCCCGTGGCGCACGCTCTGGCGCGTCACGCTGCCGATGCTGCGCCCGGCCATCGTCGCCGCCGTGTTGTTCAGCTTCATCGTGTCGTTCGAGAACCTCGAACTCACGCTGCCGCTCGTCGGTCCGGGCAAGACCACGCTGCCCATCGCGATCATGCAGTACCTCGAATTCAACCTCGACCCGACGATTGCGGCGGTCTCTGCCGCGCAGATCGTGTTGCTCGGCATCGTCATGCTGATCACCGATCGCTTCGTCAAACTCAGCCAGGTGATCTGA
- a CDS encoding ABC transporter ATP-binding protein yields MANVCLRGLRKQYGNSAAVADFSLDIAEGELVAFLGPSGCGKTTTLRMVAGFVEPTDGEIWIGGKEVSRLPPHRRNTGMVFQRYALFPHMTVAENVAFGLEMRRVSSADRATRVREALDMVRLTQLADRYPRQLSGGQQQRVAIARALAIRPDVFLLDEPLSNLDAKLRTEVREEIRALQQRLGLTTIFVTHDQEEALAIADRLAVMHDGRVQQIGTADALYERPANPFVANFLGKMNFLAGSMNDGHFVTAKGERFALANAAPDATTLGIRPERLRLTDAPVGNESAVPVTVDQTIYLGSTLELRLKSPQGEMLVAHVPNTASDSAGRYAPGQMLKACFAPGDCLLFNA; encoded by the coding sequence ATGGCCAACGTCTGTCTGCGCGGTCTGCGCAAGCAATACGGCAACTCGGCGGCAGTGGCCGACTTCTCGCTCGACATTGCCGAAGGCGAACTCGTCGCCTTCCTTGGTCCCAGCGGCTGCGGCAAAACCACGACGCTGCGCATGGTCGCGGGGTTTGTGGAGCCGACCGACGGTGAAATCTGGATCGGCGGCAAAGAGGTCTCGCGCCTGCCGCCGCACCGGCGCAACACGGGCATGGTGTTTCAACGCTATGCGCTCTTTCCGCACATGACCGTCGCGGAAAACGTCGCGTTCGGGCTGGAAATGCGCCGCGTCTCGAGCGCCGATCGCGCGACCCGCGTGCGTGAAGCGCTCGACATGGTGCGGCTGACCCAACTGGCCGATCGCTACCCGCGTCAGCTCTCCGGCGGACAGCAGCAACGCGTGGCGATTGCTCGTGCGCTCGCCATCCGGCCCGACGTTTTTCTGCTCGACGAACCGCTCTCGAACCTCGACGCCAAGCTGCGCACCGAAGTGCGCGAAGAGATTCGCGCGTTGCAACAGCGTCTCGGCCTGACCACGATTTTCGTCACCCACGATCAGGAAGAAGCGCTCGCCATTGCCGACCGTCTGGCCGTGATGCACGACGGCCGCGTGCAGCAGATCGGCACCGCCGACGCCCTGTACGAGCGCCCTGCCAACCCGTTCGTGGCGAACTTTCTCGGCAAGATGAACTTCCTCGCCGGCAGCATGAACGATGGCCATTTCGTCACCGCCAAGGGCGAGCGATTTGCCCTCGCCAACGCTGCGCCTGATGCCACCACACTCGGCATCCGGCCCGAGCGCCTGCGCCTGACCGATGCGCCTGTCGGCAACGAGAGCGCCGTGCCCGTCACCGTCGACCAGACGATCTATCTCGGTTCCACGCTCGAATTGCGCCTGAAGAGCCCGCAGGGCGAGATGCTGGTGGCGCACGTGCCGAACACGGCGAGCGACAGCGCCGGGCGGTATGCGCCGGGCCAGATGCTCAAGGCGTGTTTCGCCCCTGGCGACTGCCTGCTGTTCAACGCCTGA
- a CDS encoding extracellular solute-binding protein, protein MTHALNRRTFLKTASGLVLAPALGLEALSARAADACPNVVVGTWGGDYLNLLEQNIGKPIIEAAGGKVTYDSADQVARMTKLRAEKASRRGSLDVACLADLDMYDINRSGILEPIDAKLVPNLANTLESLRRPYSIPHIFSAMVIVYNPEKLGTKPDSFMAALDPKLKGKVGFSDILYNFNVVSSSLAAGHKDGDTAGGMQFLRELRKSQQPKVYPSNEAVASALKSGDIWFTCMWKARALQWKKAGVPIEYVVPKEGAVPVTFEAAVPKNSQSKLCGFNYLNAMLDPRAQIGFAETMGYAPTVKNANLPPALQQSVGFTNAELDRMVKLDYAKFTADKPALLDFWNKEFKVGL, encoded by the coding sequence ATGACGCACGCCCTGAACCGCCGCACGTTTCTCAAGACCGCCTCCGGCCTGGTGCTCGCCCCGGCGCTCGGCCTCGAAGCCCTCTCGGCACGCGCGGCCGATGCCTGCCCGAACGTGGTGGTCGGCACGTGGGGCGGCGACTATCTGAATCTGCTCGAACAGAACATCGGCAAGCCGATCATCGAAGCCGCCGGTGGCAAGGTCACCTACGACTCGGCCGATCAGGTCGCGCGCATGACCAAGCTGCGCGCCGAAAAAGCGTCGCGCCGCGGCTCGCTCGACGTCGCCTGTCTGGCCGACCTCGACATGTACGACATCAACCGCTCGGGCATTCTCGAACCCATCGATGCCAAGCTCGTGCCAAACCTCGCCAACACGCTCGAATCGCTGCGCCGTCCGTACTCGATCCCGCACATCTTCAGTGCGATGGTGATCGTGTACAACCCCGAAAAGCTCGGCACGAAGCCCGACTCGTTCATGGCCGCGCTCGATCCGAAGCTCAAGGGCAAAGTCGGCTTCTCCGACATTCTCTACAACTTCAACGTGGTGAGCAGCTCGCTCGCGGCGGGCCATAAAGATGGCGATACCGCCGGTGGCATGCAGTTTCTGCGCGAGTTGCGCAAGTCGCAGCAACCGAAGGTGTACCCGTCGAACGAAGCCGTGGCGTCCGCGCTCAAGAGCGGCGACATCTGGTTCACCTGCATGTGGAAAGCCCGCGCGCTGCAATGGAAGAAGGCCGGCGTGCCGATCGAATACGTGGTGCCGAAGGAAGGTGCCGTGCCGGTGACGTTCGAAGCCGCCGTGCCGAAAAACTCGCAGTCGAAGCTGTGCGGATTCAACTATCTGAACGCTATGCTCGACCCGCGCGCGCAGATCGGTTTTGCCGAAACGATGGGCTACGCGCCGACCGTGAAGAACGCCAACCTGCCGCCTGCACTGCAACAGAGCGTGGGCTTCACGAACGCCGAACTCGATCGCATGGTCAAGCTCGACTACGCCAAATTCACGGCCGACAAGCCGGCGCTGCTCGACTTCTGGAACAAGGAATTCAAGGTGGGCCTGTGA
- a CDS encoding ABC transporter permease, whose protein sequence is MPSPTRLPSTSPTSRAATARAVRGAFTGGALAFPATLVVLVVIVLPGLQLLRYSLNRFDPVDMMQAAITGENYIKFFTDPYYLSVLWTTIKVATLCTALALVLGFPVAYVLARTQSRFKSLLVILLVFPLLVGNVVRAAGWMVMLGNAGFVNSLLVSLGIVPQPIRLLYTPFAVVVGTTAVVLPYMILTLQSVLEGMDFSVEEAARNLGATFRQTLTRVILPMAAPGIAAGTMLVFILCMNAYATPVLLGGTGITMMTPSIYDQIAKANNWPFGAVLSLVSMVVTFALAIASHWVIQRRYAKTMMT, encoded by the coding sequence ATGCCATCGCCCACCCGCCTCCCATCGACCTCTCCAACGTCCCGAGCCGCCACCGCCCGCGCGGTGCGCGGCGCCTTCACGGGCGGTGCGCTGGCGTTTCCCGCCACGCTCGTCGTGCTGGTCGTGATCGTGCTGCCCGGGCTGCAACTGCTGCGCTACAGCCTGAACCGGTTCGATCCGGTCGACATGATGCAGGCCGCCATCACCGGCGAGAACTACATCAAGTTCTTCACCGATCCGTATTACCTGTCGGTGTTGTGGACCACCATCAAGGTCGCCACGCTGTGCACTGCGCTCGCGCTCGTGCTCGGATTTCCGGTTGCCTACGTGCTGGCGCGCACGCAGAGCCGCTTCAAGAGCCTGCTGGTGATCTTGCTGGTGTTCCCGCTGCTGGTGGGCAATGTGGTGCGCGCGGCGGGCTGGATGGTGATGCTCGGCAACGCGGGCTTCGTCAACTCGCTGCTCGTCTCGCTGGGCATCGTGCCGCAGCCGATCCGCCTGCTTTACACGCCGTTTGCCGTGGTCGTGGGCACCACAGCCGTCGTGCTGCCGTACATGATTCTCACGTTGCAGAGCGTGCTCGAGGGCATGGATTTCTCGGTCGAGGAAGCCGCCCGCAATCTCGGCGCCACCTTCCGGCAGACGCTGACGCGCGTGATTCTGCCGATGGCAGCGCCCGGCATTGCGGCGGGCACGATGCTCGTGTTCATCCTGTGCATGAACGCTTATGCGACGCCCGTACTGCTCGGCGGCACCGGCATCACGATGATGACGCCCTCCATCTACGACCAGATCGCGAAGGCGAACAACTGGCCGTTCGGCGCCGTGCTCTCGCTCGTCTCGATGGTGGTGACGTTTGCGCTCGCCATCGCCTCGCACTGGGTCATTCAGCGCCGCTACGCGAAGACGATGATGACCTGA
- a CDS encoding M24 family metallopeptidase, translated as MPTLSDATRQYRRDLMNDLMDHTRVDALIFTAADFFQWATNFHVDVQTWERPIAVCVPRDGEPFAVMNELSTHHLMMARERGHLWLDLDRVSLYAEHPRVTQRLPLLAEVPSLIAERLRAAGLAGARIGVDAAGGPLARASASLPDAKLVPMLAEMRSLRWVKHAEEIAIMRAASELADWVQDRYRENIRPGRLVQELDYSMAALMVTEGAKRFPGENLEVMRCWTLSGPASASPHGDGASCGAVIREGDGLVNIVIPRLNGLVIENERTWFCGKPSSDQAKFYEVARAANEAAVNAAVTGRPVSGIDAAAQAVIEKAGCGEYIRHRTGHGMGIIGHEYPDDMAFNHRPLLANEVYSAEPGIYVYGLGGFRLDDSVVTGDTPEMLTRTPRTLAHATID; from the coding sequence ATGCCGACACTCTCCGATGCTACCCGCCAGTACCGCCGCGACCTGATGAACGATCTGATGGATCACACGCGCGTCGATGCCCTGATATTTACCGCTGCCGACTTTTTCCAATGGGCGACCAATTTTCACGTCGACGTGCAGACGTGGGAGCGCCCGATTGCGGTGTGTGTACCGCGTGACGGCGAGCCGTTCGCGGTCATGAACGAGCTGTCCACGCACCACCTGATGATGGCGCGCGAGCGGGGACATCTGTGGCTCGATCTCGACCGCGTCTCGCTGTATGCCGAACACCCGCGTGTGACGCAGCGTCTGCCGTTACTTGCCGAAGTGCCCTCGCTCATTGCAGAACGTCTTCGTGCCGCCGGTCTCGCGGGCGCTCGCATCGGTGTGGATGCAGCGGGCGGCCCGCTCGCGCGTGCCAGCGCGTCGCTGCCCGATGCGAAGCTGGTGCCGATGCTCGCCGAAATGCGCTCGCTGCGCTGGGTCAAACATGCGGAAGAGATTGCCATCATGCGCGCCGCGTCCGAACTTGCCGACTGGGTGCAGGACCGCTATCGCGAGAACATTCGCCCGGGACGGCTGGTGCAGGAGCTCGATTACTCAATGGCGGCCCTGATGGTCACTGAAGGCGCGAAGCGGTTCCCCGGTGAGAATCTGGAAGTCATGCGTTGCTGGACGCTCTCCGGCCCCGCGTCGGCCTCGCCGCATGGCGACGGCGCGTCGTGTGGCGCGGTGATCCGCGAAGGAGATGGGCTGGTGAACATCGTGATCCCGCGCCTGAACGGGCTCGTGATCGAGAACGAACGGACGTGGTTCTGCGGCAAGCCGTCGAGCGATCAGGCGAAGTTCTACGAAGTGGCGCGCGCTGCCAACGAAGCTGCCGTGAATGCGGCAGTGACCGGCAGACCCGTCTCGGGCATCGATGCCGCGGCGCAGGCGGTCATCGAGAAGGCCGGTTGCGGCGAATACATCCGCCATCGCACCGGGCACGGCATGGGCATCATCGGCCACGAATATCCCGACGACATGGCGTTCAATCATCGTCCGCTGCTCGCCAACGAGGTGTATTCCGCCGAGCCGGGCATCTATGTCTACGGGCTGGGCGGCTTCCGGCTGGACGACTCCGTCGTCACCGGCGACACCCCCGAAATGCTCACGCGTACGCCGCGCACGCTGGCCCACGCCACCATCGACTGA
- a CDS encoding metal-dependent hydrolase family protein — MESILLSNCALLDPVKGELRGDHAVLIENGRIKEVSDKPIRSQSAREIDVRGKTVMPGLIDLHVHVHATQLNLSAQAHLPNVLVTLKSVPILQGMLRRGFTTVRDAGGAGHAIKHAVESGLAEGPRLFVSGRAISQTGGHGDGRPRTDYIGTDGPCPCCVRVGALSRVADGVDEVRRAVREELQMGADQIKIMASGGVASPTDPVGAWGYSEDEIRAIVAEARGRGTYVLAHAYTAAAIERAVRCGVRTIEHGNLVDAPTARFMAEQGAYAVPTLVTYDALANEGKSLGLPDDSVAKIADVHAAGLRSLEIFREAGVKMGYGSDLLGESQRLQSDEFRLRAEVLSPAEILRSATVVGAEVLGQSGQLGEIVPGAHADVLIVDGDPLRSLDCLLGQGERIPMVMKGGKIHAFAL, encoded by the coding sequence ATGGAGTCGATTCTGTTGTCGAACTGCGCGTTGCTCGATCCGGTCAAGGGCGAGTTGCGCGGTGATCACGCGGTGCTGATCGAAAACGGCCGCATCAAGGAAGTCTCGGACAAGCCGATTCGCAGCCAGAGTGCGCGAGAGATCGACGTGCGCGGCAAGACCGTCATGCCGGGACTGATCGATCTGCACGTGCATGTGCATGCCACGCAACTCAATCTGTCGGCGCAGGCGCATCTGCCTAACGTGCTGGTCACGCTCAAGTCGGTGCCGATTCTGCAAGGCATGTTGCGGCGCGGCTTCACGACCGTGCGCGATGCCGGCGGCGCCGGGCACGCGATCAAGCACGCGGTGGAAAGCGGCTTGGCTGAAGGCCCGCGCCTGTTCGTATCGGGTCGCGCCATCAGCCAGACCGGCGGACACGGTGATGGCCGCCCGCGCACCGACTATATCGGCACCGATGGTCCTTGTCCGTGCTGTGTCCGCGTGGGCGCGCTGTCGCGTGTCGCCGACGGCGTGGACGAGGTGCGCCGCGCCGTGCGCGAAGAACTGCAAATGGGCGCCGATCAGATCAAGATCATGGCCTCGGGCGGCGTGGCGTCGCCAACCGACCCCGTGGGCGCGTGGGGCTATTCGGAAGACGAGATCCGCGCCATCGTGGCCGAAGCGCGCGGGCGCGGCACGTATGTCCTCGCGCACGCCTACACGGCCGCCGCCATCGAGCGCGCGGTGCGATGCGGTGTGCGCACGATTGAACACGGCAATCTTGTCGATGCACCGACGGCCCGCTTCATGGCCGAACAGGGCGCGTACGCGGTACCGACGCTGGTGACTTACGACGCGCTCGCGAACGAAGGCAAGTCGCTCGGTCTGCCCGACGACAGTGTTGCGAAAATTGCCGACGTGCACGCCGCCGGGCTGCGTTCGCTCGAAATCTTCCGCGAAGCGGGCGTCAAGATGGGCTACGGCTCGGATCTGCTCGGCGAGTCGCAGCGGCTGCAATCGGATGAATTCCGGCTGCGCGCCGAAGTGCTCTCGCCCGCCGAGATTCTGCGTAGTGCGACGGTGGTCGGTGCGGAGGTGTTGGGACAGTCGGGCCAGTTGGGTGAAATCGTGCCGGGCGCCCATGCCGACGTGCTGATTGTCGACGGCGACCCGTTGCGCTCGCTCGACTGCCTGCTGGGTCAGGGCGAGCGGATTCCGATGGTGATGAAGGGCGGTAAAATCCACGCTTTTGCGCTCTAG